From Indicator indicator isolate 239-I01 chromosome 12, UM_Iind_1.1, whole genome shotgun sequence:
taataataataataataataataataattttataaataaaataaaaataacaaaatacacTCTTTAGTTTCAACAATTCTCTCAATTTCTCTTAAAAATTTGACTTGAAAATTGTTGGAACATTTGAAAATTATAAACTTAAATATAGTTAAATCAATAGGATTATCTGCTTTTGATTATTAATTCCATTGCtagtttttcttgtgtttttattATGCATACCGGTTTTACAAAGTGcatgctttattttgttttatttttttcatgtttgaaCTGGCAAGCTAAATTGAGCCATCTTGTCctgcctttttaaaatgttaatgcAATCTAAAATCTAGCATTAAAAAATTTACCATGATACACCTGGCATATTGACTGCTTATGGCGCATGCTTGTcttggcaaaaaaataaaacaaattggCTCCCTCCCAGACTCCCCATTCCTTTTGGAAGCAATCTAAAAGTTAAAAGCAGGCTGGAACACAATTGcttcaagggaaaaagaaaataatacctGATGCTTTAATTTTTGTCAGATGGCACTAGTTGTGGAATTGCACGCACACGCACCCAACACGCAcgcaagcacacacacacacgctgCAATCTGCTCATGAGGAAAATAGTTTATTAGGTCAGGAGTGCCAGTGGCACATGAAGGctcccagctgtgtgtgcaaCTTTGGATTTGGTACCCACTTCACGTCACCTTGAATCCTCTGACAGCCACCGAGGGGGATAATGTAAGGCATACTTTGCTGGAACAGTAATAATCCATGCTTCATGCTCAAGAGCTGAGTCTCAGAGGAGGATTGGCTTTCTCTGCTCCCTTTGGCCTCACTCCGATTCACTCAAGGAACAAAAACCCGAAACAACAGATAAGAACTGgggaaaacaaggaaagcaaacaaagacaAATCCTTTTAAATAGACTTTCGCCTTCTCATCAGCCTGTGGTTATCTGTAAAGCTGTGCAACCCAGGTGAGATGGAGCTGACAGGAGACGGGAAAAGGCTATTTTTTAATGTGCTTGGTGAGATCTCCTCTATCTTGTAAGAGATGGAGTGAAAGTACTGGGGGTTCAGCTTCGAGCTGAATGAATTTTGGTGGGACACCACCCGGCTGGTGTACTCATGGGACCTGTAACACATGCAGGAACAAACTGACTGAAGGTCTGTCACTTCAGCCTTGTACCGTGGCCGACCATGCTGGGAGTCCTCTTGGATGTGGATAATCATGCTGTTGCGGTTCCCTGCCAGGGACGCCCGTTCCTCTGCATCCCGCCTCTCGTCCTCGCTGTTCATGGTTAAGAACCTGAGAACAACCAGATTTAGAAATGCCCCAATGACTGTCAACCCCACTAGAATGTACATAAAGCTAAAAGCCACATAGAGAGGCTTCTTTTGAAGGGCCCCTTTGGTCTGCAGGGCCACATAGTCTCCAAACCCTATCGTAGTCAATGTTATAAAGCAGTAATAGTAAGCATGGAAAAAGCTCCATTCCTCGTACTGGGAAAAGGCTGCTGCTCCAATGCAGAGTGTTCCCATGCAGGAGAAGAAACCCACAGTGACCATGTTTTCCatggagacctcagtgctcctCATCCCACAACACTTTTTTATGCGTTTCAAGAGGTACTTGACGAAGGTGTTCATGCGCTCGCCCAAGCTCTGGAACATGACGAGTGTCAGTGGGATTCCCAGAACCGCATAGAACATGCAAAAGGCCTTCCCTGCATCTGTCCCTGGGGCAGCATGTCCATAACCTGGGAAgtggaacaaaaaaaagacagtcAGAAAGGCAGGTGATGACCACAGCTCCCCTTCATGTAAGCCACAGGAATCACAGACTCTGATGCAGCCAGATCCAAAGCTACAGGAGCGCTGCAGTCACACAATCTTTCAACCTCCACATCCTATACTTGACGCAAATAAGACATAGAACAAAGTTGTGCACACCAGAGTGGGAAAGTTGAGAGACTTGTAAGACTATATAATTTTTGTTCTCTAATGAAATTTCAACTTTGTCCTCTACCGCATGTAATAGTGGAACCTTTGGAAACAGACGGATTTTTCCACAGTATTTTTGAGAAGACTTGGAGTTGCTCTGTCCCAAAACCAGAGTACACTAATGGAATCCAAAACCTGTGACTTCTGGCAGCATAGTCTTAACAACATCTGATGACCCACCAAGCAAAGAAACGCCTTTCCAAACTCTTCCATACCGAACAATCTGCTCTCCTAAGACATCCCATGAAAGCCACTCACTGCTTGAACATCATAGGACTTCAGGGACTTAATGCCTGTTGCATCTTTAATTATTGAAGAATATACAACTTACCAGCTTGTTTTATAGCTTTTCAGCTAGTCTGGCAAAAACAATTTCCTCAGAATGATAGACTAATGCAGGACAGAGGATGTAGCACGTTTCATAGCATCGTTTACAGATGGTAAAATCATGGTTAAGTCTTTCTTCTAAATCAAACTGTAAGTGGGGAAGAGGCTGTTTGGAAATTATCCTTTCATTTCTTCACATGACACTGCTTTAAAAACTTACGTTTCCTACAGCTAAGGTTCTAAGTGACAGTACCAAAATGGGATGTCTGGGACTCACCTAGCCATGGTGTGCATTGACCATGTGGTTACTGCTGTCTAGATTCCCCTTAAAATCAATGAATAGAAATATGCTCTTCAAAAGTGCTGTTCCTCTCATCTATGCCTAAGTGTCTAAAACATGTCAATGAGTTATTCTCAGGAGACACCTATTTCTCTGCAGTCATTATTACAGAAACCTTGGGACAGAACTCAGTTCAAAATTAATCTATCTAAATGTTGGTATTTACATGTGTGCTTAGGTGACCAAACAAAGATTTAATGAAAACAGGCAGTAGGGAACTATTTAACTGACCATTCCAAGTCTACCTTATGGCAAGATGAAGAGGTATCTAGCATCATTTGAGACTCCTGATATCTCAGGACATCCATTGAGGGCTGGCAGACGAAAGCATACAGCAGACCCACACTCTTACAGATCAGAAGCTGGAGGCCAGGCAGCACCTGAGATACTCAAGGCAGAGCACACCATGGCCATTGACTGCAGACCATTCCCCTGATACTGCCTCAGCCCTGCCCATCCCTTTAGACTCAAGTTATGGACCTGATGCTCTGAATTTGTCTTATCCTTTCTTTTGAAACTGCTGACACTGTCCAATCTCTCAGTCTCCCGTGGTAAAAGATTCCAAGAAGTTCATTATCTGCTTGTGTGAAAAGGTACTACATGATTTCAAGTAGATTGCCCTGTTTCAACTAGTGTCCCTTAGCTCTAGTATTGAAGTTCTACACCTATCTTATCTACCACTTTCATGACTTCATCTAAACTCAGCTTTATCTCtgttctcagttttctcttgtcTGAACTGGAGCCATAGTCTTTTTAGCTTATATAGCAGAAACCACATTCCCTTTTTTGCACCTTCTCTAGCTCTGCTACATCAGTTTTGAGGTGCAGAATCTGTAACTCTCATAGCCCTCAGGATGTGGGCACACCACAGTCTGCAGTTTTGCTAGAACTGAAGTTTGAACACCAGGCAAccttcaaaatgaaaagcaacagtatacaagagaaataaaatgagaaaacCAACAAGAATGCTTTCCAAGAAGCGATAGTTTTTTCTTTATCTCAGTTCCTAGTTACTGGCAGATGGACAGGACTTAAAAACCAAATTACAAAAGAAGCACATAACTCAAATAGGAAGTTCTTTTCAGGTTACAAAACAAGGAGATTCACTCATTGCATTGGACCAGGTAGCCTGTTCATCATAAAAAGCAGTTTCTAAATTACCTGGAAAGGGAGCATCTTCAATAGATTGATGCTGGGTTTGTTCCACCTGACTGTCCCTCAATAAAGGCTATAATTGCCTCTCATTACTAAGATCAGCTTTTGAACTAGAGGGGTGTTAATTAAACCAGGGACATCTTTCCATTTTATAGCTTTAGTTACAGCTGATAAAGAGAAGGAGATCTTCAGAAAATGTGATTTTCCAGATGGTTGCAGAGATGGCAGTTGGCAGAAACAGCTTTCACTTTGGGTTCTAAAGAAAATGGTTGGGGTAAAAAAAGACTTCTTTTAGTATCACTATATCCCTCTCACTAAAGATATCTACAGGGAGGGTTTAGGAAGATTATGAAACATTAATATTATATGCTTACACACTATCTCACAATTGAACATCTAAGATTTGTCACAGACTTTGTAATTAATTGGGActcacagctctcctgtaagACAGGAATATATCCATATCCCTGTTTTACAGATAGGAAAGCACAGACACCAGCAGGCTATAATTACTCTGAAATTCACATAGGTAGACAGACTATCCAGAAATTTTGATTTCTATTCTACCCCATGTCATACTCACTTTCCACAATATTAGATGTATTTCACTGTATTTTCCACCATGAAGCTGGGATGGACTTTATTCATGAAGCTGGAATAAGACTTTGCAAATAGATTCATGTGCAGGGGATCAGAGTCATATATTTCTCCAGTACAACACAGCTTTAAGGAACAGGCACATCAGTCATTGCCTTCAACACTATGAAATGAGGGGTTTCAAAACACACCAGAGAAAAACTTAACTCTCCATTACTTTAGCATTACAGAATCTATCCAGCAATACACAGAACAATGCATGAAAAGCAAACTCACGTTCTCTGAAATTCAGTAAATATCAGATTTAAACCCCTGTCTTCTTAACATCAGAGACTGCCTCTGGGAACAAGGAGGTTGTCAGTGATTGCCAGAAGAAGAGGGGCACAAAGGATCATTAACTCCAGGAAGTAGCCCTCTGCCGTACAAAGGGTCAGTCTCCAAGATCTTGGGTTTTACTGTGTCAAAtaacagcagaagcagaagcaactGCTGTGGTAGCAGATTTCAGCTACCAAAATGGAGTCTAACTTTGCCTTCATGAATGCCACAGCCCTTTACCAGGGTATAAAGAGATGGCTCTGAGTGAACCTTGAGAAATGCAAGGCTTAAAGACAAACAGAGAGGTTAAACATAACATTGGTATTTCTCATTGTTCtgtgatgaagaaagaaaaaaaaaaaagatcaaataGAAGATCTTAAATTTAGGTGTAGCAAATGCATCCCCTAGCAAGCCTAATAAGACTGAAATAACAGTGAATAAAGTATAAATGCTTTACACTGGAGCACACCTAGGTAAATACTACCTATACTACTCTAATATAGCAATGTAACCACAGCAGGAAGGCTCATCTGGTATTTAGTGAGATATAATTTGAATGACCAATGACAGTCTAAATAACTTTCACCTTGACTGGAAGTGATGTCATTAGCACTCTTTTATAATCCCTCCCAGCTGCTTAGACTTTTAAGACAGAACTCATCTGGGTTGGCACCAAGAATAATATTTTGGCATGAAGAAATGTCATGGAGTTACTTCAATTCTAGACTGCAGAGCACCAATGCACCACAAAACTGTCTTCACCTGCAGCTGCAAGCATCAAGTAGAAATCTGGGAAGGTGTTGGCAAGGGAGGCAAAAGGTCAGACCATAAGGGCTGACATCAGATTACTCTGTTGAGGTCCTCCCTGCCTTTGATTTTTCCAGGCCTTGTTTGTTCTTCAGTGGAAAGCTCTTGAAGATCATGTGTATCTGCATGTAAttccagaaaagaagactgcTTTCTTGTTTGCCAGAGTGTATCTATGAGTCTGGGGAAAATCCACTCAGGCTCCTTCAAACTTGTTTTTCCATAGTGTCTTTCAGAtgagacacagagagaaattcCTCATTACAATCTATTTGAGGTCCATTCAGGAGGACAAGCCAAATAGCTTTTATTTCTAAAGGGATATTGTGGTGGGGTACCAGCCCATAACCTTAGAGTACAGTGGAACACAGTGCACATCTATCCTGAATCCAACAGTGACCACAAGCAGATAGCTGTGGAAGAGTACAGGAATGGTACACAGTTCCCCTAAGCATTCGTTTACCAAGCTTCATCATTTGGAGCACAGGGATTTCCTAAGCCAGACATGGTTTCACTGATTTTAGTAACACACAATGGATTTCTTTTCCATGAGCTTTTCTGTAACTGTCCCTTGAATGTGTATAAACTTTTAGCACCCAACAAGAAGGTCCACAGATCAACAATGtgtgctttaaaaaacacaccatcactcctttccttctctcccattAGTATCACCTGATGTCCCCACCTGCCCTACAGAAGACACTAGGAACAATCATTCCCTATCCCCTTCTTTGTCACTCATGATTTTATGGACATTTTAACAAGAAAAATGCCATACCTGGATTTAGGGCCTAAGCAAGTATCTCTGGCACTGTTATGTGGACAGACCAGCTTGCTTAGATCTACTTCAGTGATCTTTGCATCACACTCACCTGCAGGGTATAGACAGGCCCATAACATCTGTCTTGTCCTCCAACACATTCTCTTAAACACCACCTTGCTTCTGGGGCAAAAAGGGTCTCAATAAACAGTTTCATGCTATTGCAATGATGCAGACATCCAAGAAGAAGTAAATccataagaaaaaataaaacattatgGGGAAAAAAGTCCTGAATACATTCAGTGTGTTTCATCTATTTAGTGACCACCTCCAACAGTACAAGGCAAACTAAACTGGGACAAGGAATGGATTCCACCACCAATCTATTATTGTTCTAAAATCATTAGCAGCATTCCTGTTATGGCTTTACCAATGAGCACTGTTCCAGGCAATGTCTATTCCCAGTCCACCCATGGAGGTTAACTGGCCAGGG
This genomic window contains:
- the KCNK9 gene encoding potassium channel subfamily K member 9, with protein sequence MALRPGTAWFGQVLRRVSRLQGTWSRRSSSLLCLSSSQEPEQAGGDRPPPQRKLPRSSGGGGESRQPSRQLPLCCGCCGLSDPRAARGGHGPLTRPLLAAMKRQNVRTLSLIICTFTYLLVGAAVFDALESDNEMREEEKLKAEEIRLKGKYNITSEDYRQLELVIMQSEPHRAGVQWKFAGSFYFAITVITTIGYGHAAPGTDAGKAFCMFYAVLGIPLTLVMFQSLGERMNTFVKYLLKRIKKCCGMRSTEVSMENMVTVGFFSCMGTLCIGAAAFSQYEEWSFFHAYYYCFITLTTIGFGDYVALQTKGALQKKPLYVAFSFMYILVGLTVIGAFLNLVVLRFLTMNSEDERRDAEERASLAGNRNSMIIHIQEDSQHGRPRYKAEVTDLQSVCSCMCYRSHEYTSRVVSHQNSFSSKLNPQYFHSISYKIEEISPSTLKNSLFPSPVSSISPGLHSFTDNHRLMRRRKSI